The Myxococcales bacterium genomic sequence TCGCGAGTTGGCGTTGGCTCTTCACAGCCTTCAAGATTCGTTTTCGCCGGGCCACACGCGGCGGGCGTACGGCACCGACGCGCCCGGCGTGTGCCGGCCCGGATACACCGACTTTGCCGCGCCAGTGCGGCAACTTTACGTCTATGCCGAGCAGAATCACGATGCACACGCGTCGCATGACTATTGGTCGGGCAGCACAAAATCTCCTGAAGGCCGAGTGGCCATTGGAGCATCTGCGGCCTTGATAGGCATCGGGATTCTTTCGATCGCGTCGGCGTCTAAGGGGCTGCAAGGGTGGGAGGCATTCAAGCGGCAATGGCTCTCGGCTCGTTTTTGACCCGCCTGCGCCAAAAGCGCTTGATGACCTTACACCCCTACCGGCAGCACCGTAGCCAGCGAATTCATCGCCGCAAACGTAGCCCTTGTGGTAGCGGCCAGCGAGTCAATGGCGATTGGCGGTGTCCCACCCCGCCGCTCGGCTGACCTCGAGCTTGCCTCCGGCATGGTCGAGGGTGCCGTCCGCAACCTCGTCGGGCTGCGCTTCGACCAGGGTGGCATGCGCTGGATTGCTGACCGTGCAGAGCCCCTGCTGTAGCTCCGCTGCATCGAACTCAACGGTCAGTGGGATGACTTCATCTCCTGGGTCCACAGCAACCTCGCCAAACGTGAGCCCTCCTCGCCGCTGCGCCTTCGCTCACGCAAGCCGCCCCCATTCCTGTCGTGCTTCCACTGCACCTCGCAGTCGCATACGCCACGCAGGCCAAGTCCTGGATATCATGACCAATCGGAGGATCTGCACCCATTCCGATTCCGGCCAGGACGCCCCGCCAGAGTCTACTAGCCCCTTCGCCTCTCGCCCAGCAGGCGCTCCGTAACGGGCTTACGCTTCGACAGAACAACAGCCGCAGAGCAACGGCGTGCCATCGACGATCGGCTTCAACGGAATGTGCAGGCCCCCCACGGAATTTACCTGGCGCCCACGTTCACGGAGCTGCACCACGACGAGATCGTATTCGTGCCTCGGCGTTAACGGTAAAGTGCCGACGCGCCAACCGCGCGGTTTTGTCCCCCCGGCAGATGCGGCTGCGACGAACCTTGCTCTGGCGAGGCACTCAGCGGGCCGACCAACGGTGGCAGCGAGCAGCTGTGCAAGCAGCGGGTCGCCTTTCCAAGATGAGCCAATCTGCGAAAAGCGCTGCTCAGTTGAGCTCCGGCTCCCGCTTTGTACAAGTCTTCCGACAAAGGGCCTGCAGCTTCGGCAGGTGCGTCGGCCGCGAACAACCGCACCAAATCATCTGGAAATGCGAGAACGAAGCGCCTCTACATCCAGAAGATCCTTGGGTCTAGCGGAAGCCAACTTGTTGTTGATGAGTTCAGCGCGGCCAATAAACGGCAGGGACATTCCTTGTACGTCTGCAACCAGGCGCCCTGCCCACACGCTCTCATAGCTTAACCCCGAGACGCTGGTGAGCAGATCGATTCTTCGAGGTGGAAGCCCCATTTGGTAAACGGTGCCCGGCTTTGCGAAATCCTCTTGAGCTACACCATGGGCTTCGATGGGAGCGCCAAAGTCACTCAGGGCGGCCAATACCGCCTGGGCGTTTTCTGGTGTTGGATCGACGAGAATGTCGAGGTCGCCGGTGGCCCTTGGAAGGCCATGTGCAGCTAGTGCATGCGCGCCGACCACAACGAAGTGCGCGCGCCTTGCGATCAACGCCTCAAGGAAATCTACAAAGTCCTCGTTGAGTTCAGGTGCCTTCACTCAAAGCTCGCTTGCGACGCTCGTCGGCGCATTTGCTCGAATGAGCCGCCCGGGCATCTCGCTGCGTGAATAATCCGGGTAGGGCATGCCCGACATCGCCCACGCATCTTGGGTCAAGCGCCAGACCATCGCCACAAGCTCGCCGGGAGGCCCATGCACCAAGTCGGTGCTCTCGTCCTGCGCCAGGGTTGTTTTCCGCACGGGCCACAATCGGCGCGACGCGGTACGCTCGGCCTTCGTTGTCATTTCGTTATTTTAACATGGCCAAGCCGCCAGCCGCTGAACAGCGGGCGATCTTCCCGGCAGCAAGGCTGAGGGCGCGAGGCGGCCTACGCTTCTTCCGTTGCCGCTACGCGTCAGCGGCTCTTGCAAGTCTAGAAGTCGTATCCCCCTATATCCAGGTTGCTCGGCTTGCTCCTGGAGGCGTGTACACGTATCCTGTGTCCATGAACGTTACTGTGGCCCTGGACGACGATTTGGTTGCCCGCGCACGCGACATTGCTCGGCAGCAAGGCACCACATTGAACGACATGATTCGGAAGCATCTGGAAAGTGTGGCCGGAGAGGTCTCGGGTACCGAGGTTGCAGAGCAGCTGAAGTTGCTGTGGGCATCGGCACCAGGGCATTCGGGAGGCCGAAAGATTGCCCGCGAAGAAGCCTACGAGGGACGCCTTTGAAGGATCGGATCTTCTTGGACACAAATATTCTCGTCTACGCCGACGACGCCGACGCGGGCGTGAAGCAACAGACATCCCAGCAACTGGTTGCCGGTGCGATGTCAGCCGGCAACGGCGTTGTCTCGACTCAGGTCTTGCAGGAATACTTTGCCGTTGCCACGCGCAAGCTGAAGATTGGAGCCGAGGTTGCGCAGCGTAAACTTGAACTCTTGGCTCATTTCACGGTCGTTGCGGTCGACGTGCCCCACATCGTTGACGCGATCAAGATCCACCGCCTTTACAACGTGAGCTTCTGGGATGCACTGGTTGTACAGGCAGCCCGACGTGCCGGGTGCGCCGTCCTGTTGAGCGAGGACATGCAACACGGGCAAAAGATCGAGGGCATCACCATCCATAATCCGTTTGTGTGATCCGCTGCGTCTGCACCAACGAGCGGTGATAGCGCTGAGTTCCAGACGATCTCGAGGTCCCTTGCCTTGTGGCGGCTCATTCGTACCGCAGCGCCTCGATCGGGGGCACGCGTGCGGCCCGCAGCGCCGGGTACAGGCCGGAAAGCAGGCCCACCGCCACGGACACCGCGAGCGAGATGACGATCGAGGCGGGGGTGACGATGGTGGGCCAGGCCGCGTAGAGGGCAACCGACTTGGCGAGCGCCACGCCGATGGCCACACCCAGCAAGCCTCCGATGGCGCTGAGGGTGAAGGCCTCCACGAGGAACTGCAGCACCACGTCGCCCCGCGCGGCCCCGATGGCCCGTCGCACGCCGATTTCGCGGGTGCGCTCGAGCACCGAGGCCAGCATGATGTTCATGATGCCGATGCCGCCCACCAAAAGCGAGATGCCGGCGATGCAACCCATGACGATGTTGAACAGCCGCTGCGTCTGGCGGCTTTGATCCAGCAGCGCCTCGGGCACCACGGTTTCGTAGTCGTCGATCCCGCCGTGCAGCTTGTCGAGCAAGCTCTTGACCACCGCGGCCGTCTGCCGAGAGTCCGCTTTGTCCGTGAGCCGCACGATGACCTCGTCGAGTGGGGACGCCAGCGGGTCGCGCTCCAACTTGCGGGTGACCGTGTTGATGGGCAGGAAAACGGCCCGATCCAGGGAGCCGCCCGGGCTCTCACCATCGCTGGCGGCTTGGCCCGCGGGCGCCAGCACCCCCACCACCTCGCACCAGAGATCGTTGACCTTGAGCCGGCGCCCCAGCGCCGGGCCCAAAACGAAGAGATCGCGCCGCAGGCCCGCGCCCACCACGCAAACCTGCGCGTGAGCGCGATCGTCTTGGCGGTCGATGAAGCGCCCCTCGGCCAGGGAGAGCGAAAGCAAGCTCTGGTGCTTGTGAGACACCCCGTAGGCCGTGCCCTCCGTTTTGGCCCCTGCGGCCTGGATGCGCCAGGGCTCCACCTTGAGACGTGGGCCCACCATGGCCACCCCCGGAACGGCCTCTTCGATGGCCTGCACGTCGCGCAGAGAGAGCCCCAGGGATTTTTTCCGTGCTTCTCGCAGATCGTCGGGGCGAAGCTGCCGTGCGCGCACCAGCACGTTGCGCATGCCCAGGCGATCGATGAGATCCTGCGCTTGCGCGGCGGCGCCCGCGCCAATGGCCAGCATGCCGATCACCGCGCCCACCCCGAACATCACCCCCAACATGGTGAGGCCTGCGCGTAGCTTGCGCGTGGCCAGGCTGTCGCGTGCCGAACGAAAGGCCTCCCCCCAGCTCATGGCCTGGGCCTCCGCGCGCCGCGGGGCGGGCCCGCTGCCTGGGCGCCGCTGGAGATGGCCGTGCCCTCGGCACCGGATCGGCCGCCTTGTGGGCCTGCGGGGGCCTCGGGATCGCGTTCGGGATCTCGCAGTGCCACCTCGTCGCCCGCCGTCAAGCCCTGCTCGATGACGACCCGGCCAATGGTGCCGGGGCCGGGTGAGACCTGCGTGGGCACGAAACGCCCGCCCCGCCGAACGAACACCACGAAATGCCCGTCTCGCTCGAAAAGCGCCTGTCGTGGCACCACCAGCGCGCCTTCGCGGCGTTCGAGAAAGATGCGGGCGCGTACGCTCTGGCCTGGTCCCAGGCCCGTGGGCTGGGCCAGCAAGCTGATGCGGGCCGTGAAATACTGCGTGGGCAAGTCGGCGTGAAGAGGTTTGGGAAAGGGCTCAACGGACTTGACCTCGCCCTTCCACACCTTGCCCGGTTGCGACTCGATGATCACCTCGGCGGGCTTCGTGGGAGCCAAACCCCCGGCGTCGGCCTCCAGCACGTAAACCTCGGCTTCCATGAGCTTGTTGGAAGAAAGCTGGGCGATGCGCATGCCGCCCCAGACGCGATCGCCCTGACGAACGAGCGGCTCCACCACGAAGAGACCGGCGTGTTCGGCGCGCACTTCCAGCGAATCGAGCGCTCGCTGCGTCTCCCGCGCGCGTTCGATCGCCTTCTTGCGATCCACCGCGAGCACCTCGAGCTGTCGTTTCGATACGCGTTGTTCGAGCGTTTTCGCCGCGGCGGCATGCGCCAGCCGCGACGCGTACAGTGCCTCGTCGATCTGCGACTCGATCACCTCCGTCCGGGGGAAAAAGCGTTCGTCTTTGACCCCAAGCTCCCGGGTGCGGGTGAGCTCTTCTTTCGTCACCTCGGCGGACAGGTCCCGTTCGGCCCGCTTGGCCTCGGCCGCCACGCGCTCTTTTTCCAGCGCCTGCTCGGCTTTGGTTTGTTCGTCTTCGTTGCTTGCCACCTGCAAACGCTCGTTCGTGTCGTCGAAGCGCATGAGCACGTCGCCGGCCTCGACCGCCGTGCCGTCGGGCAGCATCCACGCGATCACGCGCGCGCCGCGGTGGGCCCGGGGAGTCGTGATGGGCGTCGAGTCCACGGGTGCGAGATAGCCCCGCGCCTCGGCGACGCGGGCGAAAAATTCGGGCTGGATGCGCGCTGTGGGCACGTCGGACGCGCGGGGCGCCGCCGGAGCTTTGCCCAGATCGAGCGCACGTGGGCCGAAGAAGGCCAAGCCGCCCAGGGCGCCCACGAGCAGGACCAAGCTGAAAGCCTTGCCCCCGCGGCTCATTCGCTCACCTCGAGATCCCTCGTGGCCAGCTCATCGCCAGGCGACAGACCCGAAAGCGCTTCGGCAAAGCGCACGTTGCGCTTTCCCAGCGTGACCGGCGTGCGCGAGAACCCCGTGGCCGTTTTCCGGAACACCACGGGGCCTTCGGGGCGATGAAAGATGGCCTCCACTGGAACCAAGAGCACGTCAGGCTTGCGTTCGATCTCCACCTGTCCACGGAGCTGCATGGCAGGCCGCATGGCGATGGGATCCAGGGTGTCCAGCGCCACGTCCACGTGCACCACCTTGAGCGGCGTTTTCGGCGACTGCCTGTAGACGCTGCGGCCGATCTCCGTGATCTTTCCGCGCCACTCCCGTTCCGGGTGGGCTTCCAGGCGAAGCTTCACCGTCTGCCCCACCTGCAGGTGCGCGGTATTGATCTCATCCACCTCACCGCTCGCCTTCAGGCGCGAAAGATCCGCGATCTCGAGGCAAGCCTCCGACGACCAACAAAGGTCGCCCACCTTCTTTTTGTTGCCATTCCAGTCGATTCGGTACATGGCCATGCCCGTGATGGGGCTCTTGACGGCCAGCGAGGCGATGGCGTCCTCCATCTCCTTGAGTCGGCTGGTGGCGCGGGCTTTGCGGTCACGGAGAAAGGCCATGTCGGCGTCTCCCAGCTGGGTGGCGTAACGCAGCCGCGCCTCGGCCCCTGCGAGCTCCACCCGCGCGGCCTGCACGTCGAGTTCGGCCAGCTTCATGGACACGGCGGCCGTGAACTTCTCCGGCAGCTCGGCCTTCAGCTCTGCCTTGCGCAGGGCCGCGGCCGCTTCGGCCACCTTCTGTTCGTCTTCGCGACGGGCCAGGGCCATCTCTTCCCGCTTGCGCGCGATCTCCTTGTCGGCCACCTCCATCTCGGCGCGACGCTCGATGAGGCGCCGCTCGAGCTCAGAGCCGTCGAACACGAGCGCGGTTTGGCCCGCCTTCACTTCCTCGCCCTCGGCCGCCATGCGCACGACGTTGAAGTTCCACATGCCCGGCGCAGACGGCGGGCTCAGGTAGGCGGAGCTCAGCGCCTTGAGCGTGCCGGTGACGTCCACCTCCAGCACGAGATCGCCCCTCGTGACAGGCACCACCGCCGTGGGGCCCTCCTCGCCGCAGGCCAGCAGACCGCAGGCGAGGCAGAGCGACAACAGGCCGGGCAAGGCCTTCACGAGGCGTCCCCCGAGGCAAGGTCCACTTGCGACGCCAAGCCCTCTTCGACCACACAAACCATGGCGTTGCAGGGGCCGAGGGTGATCGGCTTTTCCTTCTCACCCCGGGGGCGCACCTGCGCGGCGTCGTCCTCGGAAAAGCGCAGCGCCTGGCGCGGCACCACGATGGCCTCCGAGCGTGCGTGCGCGATCACCTCGACCCGCGCCGAGAGCCCCGGCCGCAG encodes the following:
- a CDS encoding PIN domain-containing protein; its protein translation is MDTNILVYADDADAGVKQQTSQQLVAGAMSAGNGVVSTQVLQEYFAVATRKLKIGAEVAQRKLELLAHFTVVAVDVPHIVDAIKIHRLYNVSFWDALVVQAARRAGCAVLLSEDMQHGQKIEGITIHNPFV
- a CDS encoding ABC transporter permease, whose amino-acid sequence is MSWGEAFRSARDSLATRKLRAGLTMLGVMFGVGAVIGMLAIGAGAAAQAQDLIDRLGMRNVLVRARQLRPDDLREARKKSLGLSLRDVQAIEEAVPGVAMVGPRLKVEPWRIQAAGAKTEGTAYGVSHKHQSLLSLSLAEGRFIDRQDDRAHAQVCVVGAGLRRDLFVLGPALGRRLKVNDLWCEVVGVLAPAGQAASDGESPGGSLDRAVFLPINTVTRKLERDPLASPLDEVIVRLTDKADSRQTAAVVKSLLDKLHGGIDDYETVVPEALLDQSRQTQRLFNIVMGCIAGISLLVGGIGIMNIMLASVLERTREIGVRRAIGAARGDVVLQFLVEAFTLSAIGGLLGVAIGVALAKSVALYAAWPTIVTPASIVISLAVSVAVGLLSGLYPALRAARVPPIEALRYE
- a CDS encoding efflux RND transporter periplasmic adaptor subunit is translated as MSRGGKAFSLVLLVGALGGLAFFGPRALDLGKAPAAPRASDVPTARIQPEFFARVAEARGYLAPVDSTPITTPRAHRGARVIAWMLPDGTAVEAGDVLMRFDDTNERLQVASNEDEQTKAEQALEKERVAAEAKRAERDLSAEVTKEELTRTRELGVKDERFFPRTEVIESQIDEALYASRLAHAAAAKTLEQRVSKRQLEVLAVDRKKAIERARETQRALDSLEVRAEHAGLFVVEPLVRQGDRVWGGMRIAQLSSNKLMEAEVYVLEADAGGLAPTKPAEVIIESQPGKVWKGEVKSVEPFPKPLHADLPTQYFTARISLLAQPTGLGPGQSVRARIFLERREGALVVPRQALFERDGHFVVFVRRGGRFVPTQVSPGPGTIGRVVIEQGLTAGDEVALRDPERDPEAPAGPQGGRSGAEGTAISSGAQAAGPPRGARRPRP
- a CDS encoding efflux RND transporter periplasmic adaptor subunit, which gives rise to MKALPGLLSLCLACGLLACGEEGPTAVVPVTRGDLVLEVDVTGTLKALSSAYLSPPSAPGMWNFNVVRMAAEGEEVKAGQTALVFDGSELERRLIERRAEMEVADKEIARKREEMALARREDEQKVAEAAAALRKAELKAELPEKFTAAVSMKLAELDVQAARVELAGAEARLRYATQLGDADMAFLRDRKARATSRLKEMEDAIASLAVKSPITGMAMYRIDWNGNKKKVGDLCWSSEACLEIADLSRLKASGEVDEINTAHLQVGQTVKLRLEAHPEREWRGKITEIGRSVYRQSPKTPLKVVHVDVALDTLDPIAMRPAMQLRGQVEIERKPDVLLVPVEAIFHRPEGPVVFRKTATGFSRTPVTLGKRNVRFAEALSGLSPGDELATRDLEVSE